A window of the Hordeum vulgare subsp. vulgare chromosome 5H, MorexV3_pseudomolecules_assembly, whole genome shotgun sequence genome harbors these coding sequences:
- the LOC123399729 gene encoding uncharacterized protein LOC123399729 → MATMPSIVFFLIVFMLLSSAIATQAAGGSGPSKPKATSLMVEACKNASGESDDPDVTQELCLSTFQSDNRSAEAKDLPGLVLVSIDILKGRVTDVDVKVKRMLQTSKKGTVAMYALSICEVQYENAVRTLNICQAMIKDHPAGHLQSMHLPRCVDAADYNAIECRINLENVPGVEPLLTDNERLHILFNLNLALVAPYNVGH, encoded by the coding sequence ATGGCAACAATGCCGTCCATCGTCTTCTTCCTGATCGTCTTCATGCTCCTTTCCAGTGCCATAGCTACTCAAGCTGCTGGTGGCTCTGGCCCCAGCAAACCTAAGGCGACAAGCCTCATGGTGGAAGCGTGCAAGAACGCCTCGGGTGAGAGTGACGACCCTGATGTCACACAGGAATTATGTTTGTCGACCTTTCAGTCGGACAATCGGAGCGCCGAGGCTAAAGACCTCCCTGGCTTGGTGCTCGTCTCCATCGACATCCTTAAGGGCCGTGTCACTGATGTTGACGTCAAGGTGAAGAGAATGCTTCAAACTTCTAAGAAAGGCACGGTGGCGATGTACGCTCTCAGTATTTGTGAGGTGCAATATGAGAACGCGGTGAGGACGCTCAACATCTGCCAAGCAATGATAAAGGATCACCCTGCAGGTCACCTGCAATCCATGCATCTGCCCCGATGTGTGGATGCCGCCGATTACAATGCCATAGAATGCCGTATTAATCTTGAAAATGTGCCAGGGGTGGAGCCGCTACTCACTGATAACGAGAGGCTGCACATCCTCTTCAACCTCAACCTTGCCTTGGTTGCACCATATAATGTTGGTCATTAG